From one Pontibacillus sp. HMF3514 genomic stretch:
- a CDS encoding phosphodiester glycosidase family protein codes for MLHKRLRHQWFVRVLSVLVIFQLIGSSMELSWLNWTDQGKVEAAAYEITETKKILPSATYKTERLDEGYLEENVNIMQVHVGNPYTTIQMNYPKPFPSLGTVTSQAKTVSKEGNRVVGSINGSFYHTTNAMPAYLISENQSLFNLGAISAGSDEYMSVPTAFGMTNDGKAMIGKYDLDMRFLHDGGVISVDSLNRSRGAGEIILYTSSYHLDWTKTNKYGMEITVDNTDKSLDSDNIKFGDLITGEVTDIREYGEEGRTKIPEDGFVLSIQGGQLAEQFKYTEVGEDITLRVDIDDKWKDSKFMMASGPMLVNNGEVDLTIDKDSYRADTRHPRTAVGTNKDGSKVYFITVDGRQNGFSDGMTLTEFANYIKSKGIYDAINLDGGGSTTMAARQPGDMYPSVLNSPSDGRQRAVSTTLHAVSTAPTGGPAILEAHRREEGKVVKGSSTRVAVDYLLDRYYNPLNIDQSKLEYSVEGNVGRMEGETFFAENEGSGQIVISYGDAEKKLPIEVVETVDRLEITPGDVILGTGVEQQFNAQAFSNDNSKLIFNESTIEWKTEGDIGEIDQNGLLTAANSSAEGSVIADLNGYEYKTSITVGGDRDVIDEFTSNNAWYLDTIRARGFDRISKAFEPVASGDTSMHLEYNFATGEEGTAATYIVRENPIEINGRPDHLGMWVYGDGKDHWLRGKIQDGNGDTYSISFTENGELNWNGWKYVTADIPSEAKLPLKVSKLYVAEPSEDNKDWGTLHLDRLSASYKDEEESLDNLVDHAFVNNSKEWTITFSTELMDSSINSESIYVQDVNGNKVDANVSLDSSETKVTVTPAGDGYTGNKFYQLVVTTKVKSSGGANMRQEVTKVFQVK; via the coding sequence ATGCTACATAAGAGACTAAGACATCAGTGGTTTGTTCGTGTCCTTTCGGTTCTAGTAATCTTTCAACTCATCGGCTCTTCGATGGAGTTGTCCTGGTTAAACTGGACTGATCAAGGAAAAGTAGAAGCAGCGGCTTATGAAATTACAGAAACAAAGAAAATTCTGCCTAGTGCAACCTATAAAACTGAGAGATTAGATGAGGGTTACCTTGAAGAAAATGTGAACATTATGCAGGTTCATGTAGGTAATCCGTACACAACCATACAAATGAATTATCCAAAACCATTCCCTTCACTTGGAACGGTTACATCACAAGCAAAAACTGTGAGCAAAGAAGGTAACCGAGTAGTAGGGTCAATTAACGGATCTTTCTATCATACTACTAATGCTATGCCGGCTTATTTAATCTCTGAAAATCAGTCTCTATTTAACTTAGGGGCAATTTCAGCTGGATCAGATGAATATATGAGTGTTCCAACCGCATTTGGTATGACGAATGACGGAAAAGCGATGATAGGAAAATATGATTTAGATATGCGTTTCCTTCATGATGGGGGCGTTATTAGTGTCGACTCCTTGAACCGGTCACGAGGGGCAGGGGAGATTATTTTATACACCTCCTCCTATCATTTAGATTGGACGAAAACAAATAAGTACGGAATGGAAATTACAGTTGATAATACGGACAAGTCCCTTGACTCAGATAATATAAAATTTGGAGACCTTATCACTGGTGAGGTCACTGATATTCGAGAATATGGAGAAGAAGGGCGTACTAAAATTCCTGAAGATGGATTTGTACTCTCCATTCAAGGTGGACAGCTTGCCGAGCAGTTTAAGTACACAGAAGTTGGAGAAGATATCACTCTAAGAGTGGATATAGATGATAAATGGAAAGATTCTAAGTTTATGATGGCAAGTGGTCCTATGCTTGTTAATAATGGTGAAGTTGATTTAACGATTGACAAAGACAGTTACAGAGCAGATACACGACATCCTCGTACAGCTGTTGGAACAAACAAAGATGGTTCAAAAGTTTACTTTATTACGGTTGATGGTCGTCAAAATGGTTTTAGTGACGGAATGACTTTAACGGAGTTCGCCAATTATATTAAAAGTAAAGGAATCTATGATGCTATTAATCTAGATGGTGGTGGATCTACTACCATGGCAGCTAGACAGCCGGGAGATATGTACCCTTCAGTTCTTAATAGCCCATCTGATGGAAGGCAACGTGCTGTATCCACAACGTTACATGCGGTAAGTACTGCACCAACTGGAGGTCCAGCAATTCTAGAAGCGCACAGACGTGAAGAAGGGAAAGTTGTAAAAGGGTCTTCAACACGTGTGGCTGTAGATTATCTATTAGATCGATACTACAATCCGCTTAATATTGATCAATCTAAGTTAGAGTACTCTGTGGAAGGTAATGTAGGTCGTATGGAAGGCGAAACATTCTTTGCAGAGAATGAAGGCTCTGGCCAAATTGTTATTTCTTATGGAGATGCTGAGAAGAAGCTTCCAATAGAAGTTGTTGAAACGGTTGATCGCTTAGAAATTACACCTGGAGATGTAATCTTAGGTACAGGTGTAGAGCAACAATTTAATGCTCAAGCCTTTTCGAATGATAATTCCAAACTCATCTTTAATGAGAGTACAATAGAATGGAAAACAGAAGGTGACATTGGAGAGATTGATCAAAATGGTTTATTAACAGCAGCTAATAGCTCAGCTGAAGGTTCAGTTATAGCTGATCTTAATGGCTATGAGTATAAAACTTCTATTACGGTTGGTGGAGATCGCGATGTAATTGATGAATTCACAAGCAATAATGCTTGGTATCTTGATACGATTAGAGCACGTGGATTTGATCGCATCAGTAAAGCATTCGAACCAGTAGCTTCTGGAGACACATCAATGCACCTCGAATACAACTTTGCAACTGGTGAAGAAGGAACTGCTGCAACTTACATTGTTCGAGAGAACCCAATTGAGATCAATGGAAGACCAGATCACTTAGGTATGTGGGTTTATGGCGATGGCAAAGATCACTGGTTACGTGGCAAAATACAAGATGGTAATGGAGATACGTATTCCATTAGCTTCACAGAGAATGGGGAACTGAACTGGAATGGCTGGAAGTACGTCACAGCAGACATTCCAAGTGAAGCCAAACTTCCACTTAAGGTAAGTAAACTATACGTTGCTGAACCTAGTGAAGATAACAAAGACTGGGGTACACTTCATCTAGATCGCTTAAGTGCATCTTACAAGGACGAAGAGGAATCCCTGGATAACCTTGTCGATCATGCCTTTGTGAACAACAGTAAGGAATGGACGATTACATTCAGTACAGAGTTAATGGACTCAAGCATCAATAGCGAGAGCATTTACGTTCAAGATGTAAATGGAAACAAGGTCGATGCAAATGTGTCATTAGACTCTAGTGAAACTAAAGTAACCGTTACTCCAGCAGGTGACGGCTACACAGGAAACAAATTCTATCAGCTCGTCGTTACCACAAAAGTTAAATCAAGTGGTGGAGCAAATATGAGACAAGAAGTTACAAAAGTATTCCAAGTCAAATAA
- a CDS encoding VanZ family protein, which translates to MKKMLYWLLPLSWMGVIFYSSSTPYQEQDMKPFLSKHADLSFLKPHLDSIVFTYHQSEVSVANLGVEGFIEYFLRKGAHVTVFLLLFLLIYIAFRKTTNLTLHVCIGWSFIITVIYAAFDEVHQGFTPNRTPYFGDVVLDTAGALIGLGLVYLYMFGKVKKGKKTNKASR; encoded by the coding sequence ATGAAAAAGATGTTGTACTGGCTTCTGCCGCTCAGTTGGATGGGTGTGATCTTTTACTCATCATCCACACCTTATCAAGAACAAGATATGAAGCCCTTTTTGAGTAAACACGCAGATTTATCTTTTTTAAAACCTCATCTAGATTCAATCGTATTCACCTATCATCAATCTGAGGTAAGTGTAGCGAATTTAGGTGTGGAAGGATTTATTGAGTATTTTTTACGAAAAGGAGCACATGTAACGGTGTTTCTTCTTTTGTTTTTATTGATATATATAGCTTTCAGAAAAACAACGAATCTTACGCTTCATGTATGTATAGGATGGAGCTTTATTATAACAGTTATTTATGCAGCTTTTGATGAAGTCCATCAAGGTTTTACACCAAACCGCACACCTTATTTTGGGGATGTTGTGTTAGATACTGCAGGAGCATTAATAGGTCTAGGCCTGGTTTATTTGTATATGTTTGGAAAAGTGAAAAAAGGGAAGAAAACAAATAAAGCTAGTCGTTAG
- the galU gene encoding UTP--glucose-1-phosphate uridylyltransferase GalU, producing MTIKKAIIPAAGLGTRFLPATKAMPKEMLPIVDKPTIQYIVEEAIDSGIEDIIIVTGKGKRAIEDHFDHAFELEESLVKKEKLELLEKVKQSSKVEIHYIRQKEPMGLGHAVWCARKFIGDEPFAVLLGDDIVESDTPCLKQLIEQYEETRSSVVGVKSVPEDETHRYGIIDPSDQEGDRYHVRNFIEKPQPGDAPSNLAIMGRYILTPEVMMFLDKQEVGAGGEVQLTDAIQKLNEIQRVFAYEFQGDRYDVGEKLGFIKTSIELALKRDELRPELLHFIEDLLERYKRTDW from the coding sequence ATGACGATTAAAAAGGCCATCATACCAGCAGCAGGGCTAGGAACTAGATTTTTACCTGCAACAAAAGCAATGCCTAAGGAAATGCTACCAATTGTAGACAAGCCAACCATTCAATACATAGTAGAGGAAGCTATTGATTCAGGTATTGAAGATATTATTATTGTAACGGGAAAAGGGAAACGTGCGATCGAGGACCATTTTGACCATGCATTTGAACTTGAAGAAAGCTTGGTTAAGAAGGAAAAGCTAGAGCTTCTAGAAAAGGTGAAACAATCTTCAAAAGTAGAAATTCACTATATTCGCCAAAAGGAACCTATGGGACTAGGCCATGCCGTTTGGTGTGCACGTAAATTCATTGGTGACGAGCCTTTTGCAGTACTACTAGGAGATGACATTGTAGAATCCGATACACCTTGCTTAAAGCAGCTGATAGAACAATATGAAGAGACACGCTCTTCTGTAGTAGGTGTTAAATCAGTACCTGAGGATGAAACCCATCGTTACGGTATTATTGACCCTTCTGATCAAGAAGGCGATCGCTATCATGTTCGTAACTTTATCGAAAAACCACAACCAGGCGATGCTCCCTCTAACCTAGCGATTATGGGACGCTACATCTTAACACCTGAAGTCATGATGTTCCTAGATAAACAAGAGGTAGGCGCTGGTGGTGAGGTTCAATTAACGGACGCAATTCAAAAGCTCAATGAAATCCAGCGTGTGTTTGCTTACGAATTCCAAGGAGATCGTTATGATGTAGGGGAAAAGCTTGGATTTATCAAAACGTCGATTGAACTTGCTTTAAAACGTGATGAGCTTCGACCTGAGCTTCTTCATTTTATTGAGGACTTGTTGGAGAGGTATAAACGTACGGATTGGTAG
- a CDS encoding biotin-dependent carboxyltransferase family protein codes for MSIPIFSVKKAGVYTSFQDKGRYGFQSKGVPVSGAMDRYASVIANHLVQNDEGEACLEVTFGGTELIAEKDHLIVICGADLDAKLNGEAAPLWKTVVIRKGDTLKFGGPKNGTRAYIAVQGGFNAPSYLGSYSVYERGGLGESVAKSDSLYVKQESYNSVNRGIVERYLPSYEKEIEIGVIPSHHQDLFEENSYAAFFETEYQVAGGDRMGIQLKNDNKLRFKDRGDILSEPTTFGTVQVPSSGDPIILMADSQTTGGYATIGTVVTADLWKVAQLPPGGKVSFKEVGLDEAVERHKEQQELLKWI; via the coding sequence ATGAGTATCCCGATTTTTTCAGTTAAGAAAGCTGGCGTGTACACTTCCTTTCAAGATAAAGGTCGATACGGATTTCAATCAAAAGGCGTTCCAGTATCAGGTGCCATGGATCGTTACGCAAGTGTAATCGCTAATCACCTTGTTCAAAATGATGAGGGAGAAGCTTGTCTTGAAGTTACGTTTGGTGGAACTGAACTGATTGCGGAAAAAGACCATCTTATTGTGATCTGCGGTGCTGACTTAGACGCTAAACTCAATGGCGAAGCTGCACCCTTATGGAAAACAGTTGTGATTCGAAAGGGAGATACATTGAAATTTGGCGGTCCTAAAAATGGGACACGTGCTTATATTGCTGTGCAAGGTGGGTTTAACGCTCCTTCTTATTTAGGGAGTTATTCTGTCTATGAACGCGGGGGACTTGGAGAGAGTGTTGCCAAGTCGGACTCTTTATATGTGAAGCAAGAATCTTATAACTCAGTTAATAGAGGAATAGTAGAGCGATACCTGCCTTCTTATGAAAAAGAGATAGAGATTGGAGTTATACCTAGTCATCATCAAGACCTTTTTGAAGAAAATAGTTATGCTGCTTTTTTTGAAACGGAATACCAAGTCGCAGGTGGTGACCGGATGGGGATACAACTGAAAAACGATAACAAATTGCGTTTTAAAGATCGTGGTGACATCTTATCGGAACCGACTACATTCGGAACTGTTCAGGTACCATCGAGTGGAGATCCCATTATCCTGATGGCTGATAGTCAAACCACTGGGGGATACGCAACGATCGGAACGGTCGTGACTGCAGATTTGTGGAAGGTTGCTCAATTACCACCTGGAGGAAAGGTTTCATTTAAAGAGGTTGGTCTAGATGAAGCGGTTGAACGACATAAGGAGCAGCAGGAATTGTTGAAGTGGATATAA
- a CDS encoding LamB/YcsF family protein, whose amino-acid sequence MTRIDINADLGESYGAFQVGEDKKLLQVISSANIACGFHAGDYNVMDSTIQLAKEQGVAIGAHPGFPDLFGFGRRDMSMSPEEIYRAMIYQLGAISGYCRVHDVQLSHVKPHGALYNMAAKQKEVAEAIAKAVYDFDSSLILFGLCNSLLIEEGKRIGLNVAAEAFADRTYTEEGLLTPRGQDHAVLTTKEEIEKQVLNMVENGQVTTPSGKNIELKPDTICFHGDGLAAFVHAGHMKRVLEEKGITVQSVGE is encoded by the coding sequence ATGACTCGAATTGATATTAATGCAGACTTAGGTGAAAGCTATGGAGCATTTCAAGTTGGAGAGGATAAAAAACTTCTTCAGGTAATCTCCTCAGCCAACATCGCCTGTGGTTTTCATGCTGGGGATTACAACGTAATGGATTCAACGATTCAGTTAGCAAAAGAACAAGGTGTGGCGATAGGGGCTCACCCTGGATTTCCTGATTTATTTGGATTTGGCCGCAGAGATATGAGCATGTCTCCTGAAGAGATCTATCGTGCCATGATTTATCAATTAGGAGCAATCTCTGGGTATTGTCGTGTGCATGATGTTCAACTAAGTCATGTGAAACCTCACGGAGCTTTATATAATATGGCTGCTAAGCAAAAGGAAGTCGCTGAGGCTATAGCAAAAGCTGTTTATGATTTTGATTCCTCTCTTATTTTATTTGGTCTATGTAATAGTCTCTTGATAGAGGAAGGTAAGCGCATAGGGTTAAATGTAGCTGCTGAAGCCTTTGCAGATCGTACGTACACGGAAGAGGGACTGTTGACTCCTCGCGGTCAGGATCATGCCGTATTGACAACAAAGGAAGAAATAGAAAAGCAGGTCTTAAACATGGTGGAGAATGGTCAGGTAACTACACCCTCGGGGAAAAACATTGAACTAAAACCAGACACGATCTGCTTTCATGGAGATGGATTAGCTGCTTTTGTTCATGCTGGTCATATGAAGCGTGTGCTTGAGGAAAAAGGAATAACTGTTCAGAGCGTGGGTGAGTAG
- the pxpB gene encoding 5-oxoprolinase subunit PxpB translates to MGNELNIHPLGDSALTIKLDDNISPEVNQKVLALAKSVEQKGSRSIIEIVPAYTTIAVYFDPFVTSYDYLSKSIHKSWQDLEIGEESISRDEVIIPVLYGGERGPDLGTVAQHNGLTPEDVIKRHTTNDYLVYMIGFLPGFPYLGGLDKELATPRLDTPRQEVKAGSVGIADQQTGVYSLDSPGGWNIIGHTPVKFFDPEREEPFLLRAGQSIRFKEVDENEWHSIQDSVKRGTYEIEVRRGGSKE, encoded by the coding sequence ATGGGAAATGAATTGAATATTCATCCTTTAGGTGATTCGGCTTTAACGATCAAGTTAGATGATAACATCTCTCCGGAAGTGAATCAGAAGGTGCTAGCTTTAGCTAAATCAGTAGAACAAAAGGGATCTCGATCAATCATAGAGATAGTTCCTGCTTATACGACGATTGCTGTTTATTTTGACCCATTCGTTACGAGCTACGACTACCTGTCGAAATCTATTCATAAGTCATGGCAAGACCTTGAAATAGGTGAAGAAAGCATTAGTCGAGATGAAGTCATTATTCCTGTTCTTTACGGTGGAGAAAGGGGTCCTGACTTAGGAACAGTTGCTCAACACAACGGATTAACGCCTGAAGATGTGATTAAACGCCATACAACGAATGACTACCTTGTTTATATGATCGGCTTTTTACCAGGTTTTCCATACTTGGGTGGATTAGATAAAGAGCTTGCTACTCCAAGGCTAGATACCCCACGTCAAGAAGTTAAAGCGGGTTCGGTCGGTATAGCAGATCAACAAACAGGTGTATATTCCCTAGATTCCCCAGGTGGTTGGAATATCATCGGTCATACTCCTGTGAAATTTTTTGATCCAGAACGGGAGGAGCCTTTTTTATTAAGAGCGGGTCAGTCTATACGATTTAAAGAAGTTGATGAGAATGAATGGCACTCCATTCAAGATAGCGTAAAGCGTGGCACTTATGAAATAGAAGTACGTCGAGGAGGAAGTAAAGAATGA